Below is a window of Undibacterium sp. YM2 DNA.
GGTATTCCAGCTCGCGCAAGCGCATGGCTGCGCCTGCATGCAGCGGGCAATCATGCGTGGGCAAGGCATGCAACTGGCGCAGGGCTTCAAGGAATAAGTGGCTGACTGGCTGCCCGGCTTCTATCCGCGCTGACAGGGGCACGCCAGGCACGGCGCGGGTGATCATGGCTTCGCCGTGTTCATTGTCAGCCACCGCCACCAGCTCAGGTACACCTATGCGCCCGCTCAGCCATTGCAGCGCCTGCGCTTCGCGTTTGACGCTATAGGTGGTCGATGCCAGCACAGGTGACGAAGTCTTGAGGAAGAAGTGTTCACCGCCTTTGCTGAAGCGATACACATTGCTGGGGGATTCGCCAATGTCGTCAGCAATCAGGGTGGCGTCGGCGATGAAGCGGGTGATGGCGGTTGGTAGCTGGTGCATAGGGTGCATGGGCGGTTGCTCTGGTTTGCTGGTGTCCATGATCTTTGGGCTGCCCCGCTTATTTCAAGTATATTATTCAAATTTGCTTTGCCTAGCCATCCAGGGTCTCGCCATCTGTCTGCGATTTTTGCATTTCATTCCCCTGTTTTTGCAATCCATCTTTTCTCCATAGCCGCCTGTTTTACCTGGCAATAAAGTAAGCCTGCACTTGTCGGCAGACAAGAAAAAACAGCGCAAGGGCAATATGGCAAACCTTGCCCCGCCAGCGTCACAAACAAACCAGGAGAAATCAATGCAATCAATACCATCGGCACAATCAATACTGCGTTCTGCACCATACCTGTTCCCTACATATCGTGTTCTTGCCGCCAGCCTGGCCTTGCTGGCTGGTTTGGCTGCCAACCCCATGCCGGCACATGCCGATACTGTCGATGATTATGTACGTGCCGAGATGCAGAAGCGCCATATCCCCGGCATGACAGTGGCTGTGCTGTGTAATAACAAGCTCATCAAAGAGAGCGCTTATGGACTGGCCAGTCTGGAACACAATGTGGCGACGAAAATAGACACGGTCTATACACTGGCCTCGATGACCAAGACCTTTACCGCCAGCGCCATCATGTTGCTGGTGCAGGATGGCCGCATTGCGCTTGATGACTCCATCACAAAAATCCTGCCGCAACTGCCTGCGGCCTGGGCTGGCATCACGCTGCGCCATTGCCTCTCGCATACCTCAGGCTTGCCGGATGCGATTACCGATGACGTCAACATCACCACCATCAGCGGTGATCGCGACATCCTGATTCAGGAGCTGGCAAAACTGCCGCTACAGCCCGCAGGTGAAAAATCCGTGTATAACCAGACTGGCTATATGCTGCTGGGCATGGTCATAGAAAAAATCAGCGGCATGCCGTATGAGCAGTTTGTGCAAACCCGCTTGTTCCAGCCTATGGGTATCACTGGCGCAAAGTTTGGTGACGCCTGGTCCATCATCCCTGGCCGCAGTGACTTATATACTTCACTCGATATCAGCAAAGACCATAGCAAGCTGGCGATGGAAAATGGCCGCCCCGTCGTCATGAAAGACAAGATTTACCACTATGGCGCGAAGTTCATGCCTGACTATCTGGCCCCGGCTGGCCTCTTGAATGGCAATATCCACGACCTCGTCAGTTTTGAGCAGGCACTAGCCAGCGGCAAGCTCATCAAGCCTGCGCTACTCAAAGAAATGAATACGCCCTACAAACTGCGCAATGGTCAGAACGGTGATTATGGCCTGGGCTTTATCTTCATGCCCTTTGGCAAACAGGCTGCGATTTCTTACGGTGGCGGCGCTGCCACCTGGCGTGTGCATCTGCCAGAAAAGCATTTGACTGTAGTCGTGCTGACCAATCTGCAGGGCGCGCAACCACATGCGCTGGCGGGTGGCATCGCGGCACTCTACGACGACGGGGCGAAGTAATCTGGCGGGGACAGGCGCAGGGACAGGGATAATGAGCCGGAGCTGCAAGCTGGAGCATTTGTTACCTTGGGTAAAAACACTGGCAATGCCAGGGCCGCTCGTATAATTTGGCGGGTCTTGTCATTGCTTGTTTTTGCCGGTATGAATCAATCCCAATTGCGTTTTATCTACATCGCTGTCGCGCTCATGGTGGCGGTATTTGCCTGGCTGTTCTGGCATCAGGATGGGCCTGTGGCTGGTGCTAATGCTAATGCGAGTACCAGCGCCAGTGCAGATGCAATCGCCAGCGCCGCAGCTTCTGCTCCGACGCAGGCAGCAGCCAGTGCAGCGGCTGTGACAAAATTGCCAGGCGTCAGGGATGAACCCGGCCTGCTGCCCGCCCCCGAAGCCGAAAAATTTGATGTTGCCGTGCTCGAAGACCGTGCCCTGCTCTCGCAATACCTGAACCCGGCCCAACGCCAGCAAGCCCTGGCCCTGCTGAAAAACCAGCATTGCGAGAGCCAGAAAATAAGCGTGTATTTCAAGAAGGATGTTGCCGAAAAACTGCTGGTCAGCGATTGCTATTACCTGGTATCACCCGGCCAAGACGGCAACCCGGGCTGGTACGACACCGACTACGGCATCATGCTGGTAGTCGATAAGACCGGCGTTGTGGAGTTGAAAGACATCACACAGTTCAAGTTCATGTATGAAAGCAGCAAGCTCAGTGCCGTCACCAGCCTCAACAAAAATGGCCGCCTGCAACTGTGGCTGGATGGGCTCATCTGTGAGAACGATGGCGCAGATGATGATGAGGATACGGCTGCCAGCAATGCCGCAAGTACTTCAGCCAGCGCAGCAAGTCAGCACAAAAGTCCACTGGCTGGCTGCTGGTCCACTACCGTCGTAGAAATTAATGGTGACAAGCTGGAGATGTATAGCAAATAGTTTGAAAATAGTGACAACCGGAGAGTTTCTGGCATGATGACGGTTTTGCTTCAACGCACGCATCATGCCCAATACCCCCATCAACGCCCTCTTCGTCTGCAGCCGCAACCAGTGGCGCAGCCCGACTGCCGAGCAGGTCTGGCGCAAGCACCCCATGGTGCGCGCCCGCTCAGGCGGCACCAGCCCGAATGCCCGTCACCCGGTCTCTGCCGCTGACATAGAATGGGCAGAAGTCATTTTTGTCATGGAAGAAAAACACAAGTCCCGCCTGATGGCCAGCTACCGCAACCTCATCGGCCACAAGCCTGTGCATGTGCTGGATATTCCTGATGAATACAAATACATGGATGCAGAACTGGTAGAACAATTACAACAAGCTGTAGGCGACATCCTGGGTTTGAACTGATTTTTAAATTATTTAAAAAAAACTGAATCCTTTTAAGCACCTGAACACTCTTGGTCTATGTCATTCATTACAAAGAGGAGTTCACCATGTTTCATTTCAAACGCAATCTGCCCCATTGGGAACGCGCCCTGCGCATCATCAGCGGCCTGTTGCTGTTCTGGCTGGCATACAGTGGTCAAGTTGGCGGCATGCTGAACTGGGCTATCATCGCCAGTGCTGTTACCATGCTCATGACCGCCTTTGTCGGTTTTTGCCCTGCCTGCGCCATGGTGGGGCGCAAATACCTGGATAACTGAGATGAGCCTGTCCCGCCCTCAATTAATCGAAGCCGCCCGGCAAGGTGATGGCAAAGCCATTGCCACATTGCTGGAAGTCTGCCAGCCCGACCTCAAGCGCTTTGCCCGCCGCACCTGTTCAAATGCGGAGGATGCCGAAGACGCGGTGCAAATGGCCTTGTGGTCGCTGTACCGCAAGGTAGGCGCGCTACGCTGTGCGGCAACCTTCGCGACCTGGATGTTCCGCATCGTTGAACGTGAGTGCTACCGCCTGTTCCGCCTCAAGAAATACCATGAAGCCCTGGATGAGCTCAATGAACACGACATGCCCATGGCCAATATGGTACCGACTGACTTGCGCATGGACCTGGTACGCGCGATGGAAAGGCTGTCGCCTCCTTACCGCGAAGTGTTGATACTGCGTGACGTGCATGAACTGACCGCACCCGAAGTCGCCGCCCAGCTGGGCCTGAGCCTGGAAGCTGTCAAAAGCCGCCTGCACCGCGCCCGTGCACAGGTACGTGAGCAATTGCTGAACAGCGGTTACTGGCTCAAGGATGGTGCACCCGAGGCTGCCAACGCTGCCGGAGTTACCGGAGTTGCTGAACCTGATGGAGGCGATCATGTTTTGTAGTACGTCTGTGACAGTGCATTTGCTGCGCGGTCTTGGTGCACTGACCCTGGTGATTGCCGCTTTCTTGCTTGAACCTTTTGGCATGATCTGGTCAGGCTTGGCACTCATAGCTGCATTTTTGTTGATGCGCGGCTGCCCCATGTGCTGGATGATGGGTTTGATTGAGGCTTTGTATGAGAGGCGGAAGAAAAAATTATCGTAGGTTGGGCCGCTCCTCGTAGGTTGGGCTACGCTTTACCAGCCCAACACTCGGCGCGTAAATAACGTATACGTATATCAAAAGTCCAGTGTTGGGCTGATGAGGCGTAGCCCAACCTACGGACCATCACCATCTTCCCAGAACCGCCCCTCCAACCCAATTCTGGCACTTGTGATAACGCCCCGAATCATGGATACTTCAAGATACCTACCCCACAGTGAGGCTATCCATGACACCCGATCAGGCAAGCTCAGGCACGACTGCGCAGTTAAAACCTACGCTGGGCAGTTTGCAGTTGTGGGGTATTGCGGTGGGTCTCGTCATCTCAGGTGAATATTTTGGCTGGAGTTATGGCTGGGCTTCTGCCGGGACTTTGGGTTTCACGGTCACGGCGCTGTTCATTGCGGCGATGTACACCAGCTTTATCTTTAGCTTCACTGAACTGACCACGGCGATACCGCATGCGGGTGGGCCGTTTGCATATAGCAGGCGGGCTTTTGGGCCTCTCGGTGGCTTCTTTGCCGGGGCGGCTACCCTCATCGAATTTGTGTTTGCGCCACCAGCCATTGCGCTGGCGATAGGTGCTTACCTGAATGTGCAATTTCCTGAAATCAATCCCAAGACGGCGGCGGTGGGGGCTTACCTGGTGTTCATGACACTGAATATTCTGGGCATACAGATTGCGGCCAATTTTGAGCTGGCTGTCACCCTGCTGGCGATCTTTGAATTGCTGGTGTTCATGGGCGTGGTGTCACCAGGGTTTAGCA
It encodes the following:
- a CDS encoding APH(3') family aminoglycoside O-phosphotransferase — protein: MDTSKPEQPPMHPMHQLPTAITRFIADATLIADDIGESPSNVYRFSKGGEHFFLKTSSPVLASTTYSVKREAQALQWLSGRIGVPELVAVADNEHGEAMITRAVPGVPLSARIEAGQPVSHLFLEALRQLHALPTHDCPLHAGAAMRLRELEYLVSQNLHAQEYELDQWPGLHSVQDLINLLHATQPAENPQDLVFAHGDLGDSNVFVDEHDQLYFIDLGRAGLANRWMDIAFAHRNLREEVSDKVADEFLASLASLGLADAPAKREFFMQLDELF
- a CDS encoding serine hydrolase; protein product: MQSIPSAQSILRSAPYLFPTYRVLAASLALLAGLAANPMPAHADTVDDYVRAEMQKRHIPGMTVAVLCNNKLIKESAYGLASLEHNVATKIDTVYTLASMTKTFTASAIMLLVQDGRIALDDSITKILPQLPAAWAGITLRHCLSHTSGLPDAITDDVNITTISGDRDILIQELAKLPLQPAGEKSVYNQTGYMLLGMVIEKISGMPYEQFVQTRLFQPMGITGAKFGDAWSIIPGRSDLYTSLDISKDHSKLAMENGRPVVMKDKIYHYGAKFMPDYLAPAGLLNGNIHDLVSFEQALASGKLIKPALLKEMNTPYKLRNGQNGDYGLGFIFMPFGKQAAISYGGGAATWRVHLPEKHLTVVVLTNLQGAQPHALAGGIAALYDDGAK
- a CDS encoding low molecular weight protein tyrosine phosphatase family protein, which translates into the protein MPNTPINALFVCSRNQWRSPTAEQVWRKHPMVRARSGGTSPNARHPVSAADIEWAEVIFVMEEKHKSRLMASYRNLIGHKPVHVLDIPDEYKYMDAELVEQLQQAVGDILGLN
- a CDS encoding DUF2892 domain-containing protein: MFHFKRNLPHWERALRIISGLLLFWLAYSGQVGGMLNWAIIASAVTMLMTAFVGFCPACAMVGRKYLDN
- a CDS encoding RNA polymerase sigma factor, translated to MSLSRPQLIEAARQGDGKAIATLLEVCQPDLKRFARRTCSNAEDAEDAVQMALWSLYRKVGALRCAATFATWMFRIVERECYRLFRLKKYHEALDELNEHDMPMANMVPTDLRMDLVRAMERLSPPYREVLILRDVHELTAPEVAAQLGLSLEAVKSRLHRARAQVREQLLNSGYWLKDGAPEAANAAGVTGVAEPDGGDHVL